A window from Mesorhizobium sp. WSM2240 encodes these proteins:
- a CDS encoding Hpt domain-containing protein: MPDANAMAFSMPGGESCGQARLRPVDLVHLARQTMGDRALEQEVLALFVQQATLVRDQIIAASTTERLRLAHGLIGSARGVGAFAIADCAVEIERSPDDRQALKRLAGLIDEMRDFVAAIGR; the protein is encoded by the coding sequence CTGCCCGATGCCAACGCCATGGCGTTTTCAATGCCCGGCGGCGAAAGCTGCGGCCAGGCGCGGTTGCGCCCAGTCGATCTGGTTCATCTTGCCCGGCAAACGATGGGCGACCGGGCGCTGGAACAGGAGGTGCTGGCCTTGTTCGTCCAGCAGGCGACGCTGGTCCGCGACCAGATAATCGCCGCCAGCACGACCGAGCGGCTTCGTCTAGCCCACGGCCTTATCGGCTCGGCGCGCGGGGTCGGCGCGTTCGCCATTGCCGATTGCGCCGTCGAGATCGAACGGAGCCCGGACGACCGGCAGGCGCTAAAGCGTCTGGCCGGTCTGATCGACGAGATGCGCGATTTCGTTGCCGCCATCGGCCGCTGA
- a CDS encoding 2Fe-2S iron-sulfur cluster-binding protein has product MTKLSFVTFDGTRFDVDAENGSTVMENAIRNAVPGIEAECGGACACATCHVYVDEEWTGVVGEPEAMEEDMLDFAYEVQPNSRLSCQIKVRDELDGLVVRVPERQG; this is encoded by the coding sequence ATGACCAAGCTTTCCTTCGTCACCTTTGACGGCACCCGTTTCGATGTCGATGCCGAAAACGGCTCCACCGTCATGGAAAACGCGATCCGCAACGCTGTTCCCGGCATAGAGGCTGAATGCGGCGGCGCTTGCGCCTGCGCGACCTGCCATGTCTATGTCGACGAGGAATGGACCGGCGTCGTTGGCGAACCGGAGGCCATGGAAGAAGACATGCTCGATTTCGCCTACGAGGTTCAGCCCAATTCGCGGCTTTCGTGCCAGATCAAGGTGCGTGACGAACTGGATGGCCTTGTGGTCCGCGTTCCGGAACGGCAAGGCTAG
- a CDS encoding NAD(P)/FAD-dependent oxidoreductase: MTTTSQTDVLIIGAGPVGLFAVFELGLFDMKCHLVDILDRPGGQCAELYPEKPIYDIPAWPKISAQGLVDQLMEQIAPFKPTFSFNRMISSLERLEDGGFRAATDENEVIEAKVVVIAAGGGSFQPKRPPIPGIEAFEGTSVFYSVRRMEEFRGHDLVIVGGGDSALDWTLNLQPVAKSVTLVHRRPEFRAAPDSVNKMYALQEMKQLEFQVGQVTGLTGSDGQLTSATVKGPDGDVDVACTRMLPFFGLTMKLGPIADWGLNLHENLIPVDTEKFETSVPGIFAIGDINWYPGKLKLILSGFHEAALMAQAAKRIVSPGERIVFQYTTSSTSLQKKLGVA; this comes from the coding sequence ATGACCACCACAAGCCAGACCGACGTGCTGATCATCGGGGCAGGGCCGGTCGGGCTGTTTGCCGTGTTTGAACTCGGCCTCTTCGACATGAAGTGCCATCTGGTCGATATTCTCGACCGCCCCGGCGGTCAGTGCGCCGAGCTCTACCCCGAAAAGCCGATTTACGACATTCCGGCATGGCCGAAGATTTCGGCGCAGGGTCTCGTCGACCAGCTGATGGAGCAGATCGCGCCGTTCAAGCCTACCTTCAGCTTCAACCGCATGATTTCCAGCCTGGAGAGGCTGGAAGATGGCGGCTTTCGCGCTGCCACCGACGAGAACGAGGTGATCGAAGCGAAGGTCGTGGTGATCGCGGCGGGTGGCGGCTCGTTTCAGCCCAAGCGCCCGCCAATTCCGGGCATCGAGGCTTTTGAGGGCACGAGCGTCTTTTATTCCGTGCGGCGCATGGAGGAATTTCGCGGCCACGATCTCGTCATTGTCGGCGGCGGCGACTCCGCGCTCGACTGGACCCTCAACCTGCAGCCGGTGGCAAAGAGCGTGACGCTGGTTCACCGCCGCCCGGAATTCCGCGCCGCGCCCGACAGCGTCAACAAGATGTACGCATTGCAGGAGATGAAGCAGCTCGAATTCCAGGTCGGCCAGGTCACGGGCCTGACCGGATCGGACGGCCAACTCACTTCGGCAACCGTCAAAGGACCGGATGGCGACGTGGATGTCGCCTGCACGCGGATGCTGCCGTTCTTCGGCCTGACCATGAAGCTCGGGCCGATCGCCGACTGGGGTCTCAATCTCCACGAGAACCTGATCCCCGTCGACACCGAAAAATTCGAGACCTCGGTGCCGGGCATTTTCGCCATCGGCGACATCAACTGGTATCCCGGCAAGCTGAAGCTCATCCTGTCCGGCTTCCACGAGGCGGCGCTGATGGCGCAAGCCGCCAAACGCATCGTCAGCCCCGGCGAACGCATCGTGTTCCAATACACGACCTCGTCGACCAGCCTGCAGAAGAAGCTCGGCGTGGCGTGA
- a CDS encoding DUF922 domain-containing protein, translating into MNKKTLLTISLLFCAMSPAQGASLSKSYSYFSIGGSTLDEIESQLSKRGPQLKNSGKRHPGATRMEFTTRLGYAEDKNGSCQIIKANVTVKARMILPRWRRSKNAEQDVRLIWDTLSSDIKRHEESHVIIAKNHAREMEEALKGLYREKNCQVLAAKAKAITTKLLEKHDRAQVEFDRVEGMNFENRILKLLRYRLERIGDGRLPG; encoded by the coding sequence ATGAACAAGAAAACGCTTCTCACCATATCGCTCCTGTTTTGCGCGATGTCCCCGGCGCAAGGCGCCAGCCTGTCTAAAAGCTACAGCTATTTCTCGATCGGCGGCAGCACGCTGGACGAGATCGAATCGCAATTGTCGAAGCGCGGGCCGCAGCTGAAGAATTCGGGCAAACGTCATCCCGGCGCCACCCGGATGGAGTTCACGACGCGCCTCGGCTATGCCGAAGACAAGAACGGCTCCTGCCAGATCATAAAGGCGAACGTGACGGTCAAAGCCAGGATGATCCTGCCCAGATGGCGGCGCAGCAAAAACGCCGAGCAGGATGTGCGGCTGATCTGGGACACGCTTTCGTCGGATATCAAGCGGCACGAAGAAAGCCATGTCATCATCGCCAAGAACCATGCCCGCGAGATGGAAGAGGCGCTGAAAGGCCTTTACAGAGAGAAGAACTGCCAGGTGCTGGCGGCGAAGGCCAAGGCGATAACGACGAAATTGCTGGAGAAGCACGACAGAGCGCAGGTCGAGTTCGACCGCGTCGAAGGCATGAACTTCGAGAACCGCATCCTCAAGCTGTTGAGATACCGCCTCGAACGGATCGGGGACGGCCGCCTGCCTGGGTAG
- the folK gene encoding 2-amino-4-hydroxy-6-hydroxymethyldihydropteridine diphosphokinase, whose translation MSGHKRERVYLSLGGNLGDPARSMGAALRILDADLLTEVRTVSSLYRTPPWGKTDQPDFLNAAAEIETGLSPRELLELCLEAERKLKRVRQERWGPRLVDIDILAFGDRRIHEAGLDIPHPRMLERAFVLVPLAEIAPDYTVGGITLAEHVGNIDRAGIEKLPSGSDWWKD comes from the coding sequence TTGTCTGGCCACAAAAGAGAGCGCGTCTATCTTAGCCTGGGCGGAAACCTCGGCGATCCAGCCAGGTCCATGGGCGCGGCGCTGCGGATCCTCGATGCCGACCTGCTGACTGAAGTCAGGACAGTGTCGTCGCTCTACCGCACGCCGCCATGGGGCAAGACCGACCAACCCGATTTCCTCAACGCCGCGGCCGAGATCGAAACCGGCCTGTCGCCGCGCGAGCTTCTGGAACTTTGCCTGGAGGCGGAGCGCAAATTGAAACGTGTGCGCCAAGAGCGCTGGGGGCCGCGTCTCGTCGACATTGACATTCTGGCATTCGGCGACCGGCGTATCCATGAAGCCGGTCTCGACATACCCCATCCGCGCATGCTCGAACGCGCCTTCGTGCTCGTGCCGCTGGCCGAGATCGCCCCCGACTACACGGTCGGCGGGATCACCCTGGCCGAGCATGTCGGCAATATCGATCGCGCCGGCATCGAAAAGCTGCCTTCGGGTAGCGACTGGTGGAAGGACTAG
- a CDS encoding DUF924 family protein: MKDSEAGPTEIVAFWREAGPDRWFFKDEAFDAEFRGRFLDRHMAAARRQCDHWADTAEGALALMILLDQLPRNCFRGTGHMYATDPLARYFARKAIDAGFDMKFDPEMRVFFYLPLEHSEHLEDQQYSVELHTARAEKYLEYALDHLAIIERFGRFPHRNPMLGRQTTPEEQAFLDGGGFSG; the protein is encoded by the coding sequence ATGAAGGATAGTGAAGCAGGCCCGACCGAGATCGTGGCGTTCTGGCGCGAAGCGGGTCCCGACCGCTGGTTCTTCAAGGACGAAGCGTTCGACGCCGAGTTTCGCGGCCGCTTCCTGGACCGGCATATGGCCGCGGCGCGCCGGCAATGCGATCACTGGGCCGACACAGCAGAAGGCGCGCTGGCGCTCATGATCCTGCTCGACCAGTTGCCGCGCAACTGTTTCCGCGGAACCGGGCACATGTATGCCACTGACCCGCTGGCCCGGTACTTTGCGAGGAAGGCGATCGACGCCGGGTTTGACATGAAGTTCGATCCCGAGATGCGTGTCTTCTTCTATCTGCCATTGGAGCATTCGGAGCATCTGGAAGACCAGCAGTATTCGGTCGAGCTGCATACGGCGCGAGCCGAAAAATATCTGGAATATGCGCTGGATCACCTCGCCATCATCGAGCGTTTCGGCCGTTTCCCTCATCGCAACCCGATGCTGGGACGGCAAACCACGCCCGAGGAGCAGGCTTTTCTCGATGGCGGCGGGTTTTCCGGCTAG
- a CDS encoding monovalent cation:proton antiporter-2 (CPA2) family protein, giving the protein MAAEAAGSDLVHVVALLAAGVVAVPLFKRLGLGSILGYLAAGLVIGPFGLGLFSDPEAILHVAELGVVMFLFIIGLEMEPSRLWGLRREIFGLGMLQVGVCALLLTCIGLATGFPVAVSFVAAAGFVLTSTAIVMQLLEEGGDIATPKGQRMVSILLLEDLAIVPLLALVAFLAPGGADTGWAERMIDVVIGLASIAGLVLAGRYLLNPLFRILAESRAREVMTAAALLVVLGSALAMELGGLSMAMGAFLAGVLLSESTFRHQLEADVEPFRGVLLGLFFLAVGMSLDLTVVWANWQTVAAYVVAYMVVKGFGIYLVARFLKSGHREALERAVVMAQGGEFAFVLYSSALAVGIIDGQANAMLTAIIIVSMVLTPLAIIVLRRITPPDEQTLEGVDIADGLTGSVLVIGFGRFGQIASQPLLLRGIDVSIIDNDVEMIQAAADFGFKVYYGDGTRLDILRAAGAGKVRAVLICVDKAEVSVRIAEQMKAEFPLVPVLARAYDRGNAIALIRAGVDYQMRETFESALLFGESTLRHLGAEEEEAAEVIADVRRRDAERLELQIAGGIKAGRGLMKGNMPVPTPLTPPKRPGQALNEEAAIVLGKPATAE; this is encoded by the coding sequence ATGGCGGCAGAAGCGGCAGGCAGCGATCTCGTCCACGTTGTGGCATTGCTTGCGGCGGGCGTTGTCGCCGTCCCGCTCTTCAAGCGTCTCGGCCTGGGCTCTATCCTGGGTTATCTGGCGGCCGGGCTGGTCATCGGACCCTTCGGACTCGGCCTTTTCTCTGATCCCGAAGCGATATTGCATGTCGCGGAACTGGGCGTTGTGATGTTCCTGTTCATCATCGGCCTCGAGATGGAGCCTTCGCGCCTTTGGGGCCTGCGTCGCGAGATCTTCGGGCTCGGCATGCTCCAGGTGGGTGTTTGCGCGCTGCTGCTGACATGCATTGGGCTAGCCACCGGCTTTCCGGTCGCGGTCTCGTTCGTCGCGGCCGCGGGCTTCGTGCTGACGTCGACGGCGATCGTCATGCAATTGCTAGAAGAGGGAGGCGATATCGCCACGCCCAAAGGCCAGCGGATGGTTTCGATCCTGCTGCTCGAGGATCTGGCCATCGTTCCGCTGCTGGCGCTGGTGGCATTCCTGGCTCCGGGTGGGGCCGATACGGGCTGGGCCGAGCGCATGATCGATGTCGTCATAGGGCTGGCGTCTATCGCCGGGCTGGTGCTGGCAGGGCGCTATCTGCTCAACCCGCTGTTTCGCATACTGGCCGAATCGCGCGCCCGCGAGGTCATGACGGCCGCCGCCTTGCTGGTCGTGCTCGGTTCGGCGCTGGCGATGGAACTCGGCGGCCTGTCGATGGCCATGGGCGCTTTCCTGGCCGGGGTGCTGCTTTCCGAATCGACCTTCCGCCATCAGCTCGAGGCCGATGTCGAGCCGTTTCGCGGAGTACTCCTCGGGCTGTTCTTTCTTGCCGTCGGCATGTCGCTCGACCTGACAGTGGTGTGGGCCAACTGGCAGACGGTCGCCGCCTATGTCGTGGCCTATATGGTCGTGAAAGGGTTCGGCATCTATCTCGTGGCGCGGTTCCTGAAATCGGGCCATCGCGAGGCGCTCGAACGCGCGGTGGTGATGGCTCAGGGCGGCGAGTTCGCCTTTGTGCTCTACTCATCGGCGCTGGCAGTCGGCATAATCGACGGCCAAGCCAACGCCATGCTGACCGCCATCATCATCGTCTCGATGGTGCTGACGCCGCTGGCCATCATAGTGCTGCGCCGGATCACACCGCCGGACGAGCAGACGCTGGAGGGCGTCGACATTGCCGACGGGCTGACGGGGAGCGTGCTGGTCATCGGTTTCGGCCGCTTCGGCCAGATCGCCAGCCAGCCGCTGCTTTTGCGTGGCATCGACGTTTCGATCATCGACAATGACGTGGAGATGATCCAGGCCGCCGCCGATTTCGGCTTCAAGGTCTATTACGGCGACGGCACGAGGCTCGACATTCTGCGCGCGGCCGGCGCCGGCAAGGTGCGCGCGGTGCTGATCTGCGTCGACAAGGCGGAGGTCTCGGTCAGGATCGCCGAGCAGATGAAGGCTGAGTTTCCGCTGGTGCCTGTGCTGGCGCGCGCCTATGACCGCGGCAACGCTATCGCGCTGATCCGCGCCGGCGTCGACTACCAGATGCGTGAGACTTTCGAATCTGCGCTGTTGTTCGGCGAAAGCACGCTCAGGCACCTCGGCGCGGAAGAGGAAGAAGCCGCCGAGGTGATCGCGGATGTGCGCCGCCGCGACGCCGAGCGGCTGGAACTGCAGATCGCAGGTGGCATAAAGGCTGGCCGCGGCCTGATGAAAGGCAATATGCCGGTGCCTACACCACTGACCCCGCCCAAGCGGCCGGGCCAGGCGCTCAACGAAGAGGCCGCGATCGTGCTCGGCAAGCCGGCGACGGCGGAGTGA
- a CDS encoding RidA family protein: MELVTHKKFKSGRLMPWGKGTVITGAKGFVYLCGNTATADDYDPASTKGGGFVGDAAAQWRAILTNIKSDLEELGSSLDYLIRLTFFVKGPFPDDGVLSSPNFRLDVADEFFAEHCPKHCSYNNPPPSEVIGVAALAQPDIVIEIVAVAALPD; encoded by the coding sequence ATGGAACTCGTCACCCATAAGAAATTCAAAAGCGGTCGGTTGATGCCGTGGGGAAAAGGCACGGTCATTACTGGAGCAAAGGGATTTGTCTACCTTTGCGGAAACACGGCAACCGCTGACGATTATGATCCGGCCAGCACAAAGGGAGGCGGCTTCGTTGGCGATGCGGCGGCGCAGTGGCGCGCGATTCTCACAAACATCAAGTCGGATTTGGAGGAACTAGGCAGTTCGCTCGATTATCTCATCAGGCTGACCTTCTTTGTTAAGGGGCCATTTCCCGATGACGGCGTTCTGAGCTCTCCCAATTTTCGCCTGGACGTGGCGGACGAATTTTTTGCCGAGCATTGCCCCAAGCACTGCAGCTACAACAACCCGCCGCCGTCGGAGGTGATCGGTGTTGCAGCGCTTGCACAACCCGACATCGTCATTGAAATTGTCGCGGTCGCGGCGCTGCCGGACTAG
- a CDS encoding TIGR01620 family protein — translation MTPPRKPAAFRIEPEPDQRDERPVADAPRKPRAIRPEAAVVTPAEIDVFAEPDITERVPPPASPPKRRSRLAAIFLGAFGILVSLAVGLWTDQLIRELFQRAEWLGWLAAGMAVIAAVTLLIILIREMLALSRLASVEKLRARALDAIIRDDAKDARAVVDELSALVAGKPDTAAGRRALAELRGEIIDGANLVRLAETEILAPLDARAKIMILDAAKRVSLVTAVSPRALVDIAYVVFESGRLIRRLSELYGGRPGTLGFFRLARSVLAHLAVTGAIAAGDDFVHQIVGQGLAARLSAKLGEGVVNGMMTARIGIAAMEAARPLPFTAVKRPGISDFLSALTSFASKKQVGNPTPEG, via the coding sequence ATGACGCCGCCCCGCAAACCGGCTGCGTTTCGGATCGAACCGGAGCCCGATCAAAGAGACGAGCGGCCAGTAGCCGACGCGCCGCGCAAGCCGCGTGCGATCAGGCCGGAGGCGGCCGTCGTAACGCCGGCCGAGATCGATGTCTTTGCCGAGCCCGATATCACCGAACGTGTGCCGCCGCCCGCCTCGCCGCCGAAGCGGCGTTCCCGGCTGGCTGCGATCTTCCTGGGGGCCTTCGGCATCCTGGTCTCGCTTGCCGTCGGCCTGTGGACGGATCAACTGATCCGCGAGCTTTTCCAGCGCGCCGAATGGCTGGGCTGGCTGGCGGCCGGCATGGCGGTAATTGCGGCAGTCACGCTGCTCATCATCCTGATCCGCGAGATGCTGGCGCTGTCGCGGCTTGCGTCGGTGGAAAAGCTGCGCGCTCGCGCGTTGGACGCCATCATTCGGGATGATGCCAAGGATGCCCGCGCGGTAGTCGACGAATTGTCGGCGCTGGTCGCCGGGAAGCCTGACACGGCGGCCGGACGCAGGGCGCTTGCCGAATTGCGTGGCGAGATCATCGACGGCGCGAATCTCGTCCGCCTCGCCGAAACGGAGATACTGGCTCCGCTCGATGCGCGTGCGAAGATCATGATTCTCGACGCAGCCAAGCGTGTTTCGCTGGTCACCGCGGTCAGCCCGCGCGCGCTGGTCGACATCGCCTATGTCGTGTTCGAATCAGGCCGTCTGATCCGTCGCCTGTCGGAGCTCTACGGCGGCAGGCCGGGAACGCTCGGCTTCTTCCGGCTGGCGCGCAGCGTGCTGGCGCATCTCGCTGTGACGGGAGCGATCGCCGCCGGCGACGACTTCGTCCACCAGATCGTCGGCCAGGGGCTGGCGGCCCGGCTTTCGGCAAAGCTCGGCGAAGGCGTGGTCAACGGCATGATGACGGCTCGCATAGGCATCGCCGCCATGGAAGCCGCGAGGCCCCTGCCCTTCACAGCCGTGAAGCGGCCCGGCATCAGCGATTTCCTCTCGGCATTGACCTCATTCGCGTCTAAAAAGCAGGTTGGCAATCCAACGCCGGAGGGCTGA
- a CDS encoding YcjX family protein, producing the protein MASLTSFTDEARIALDTLSGRAGGLFSPSLRVGVTGLSRAGKTVFISAFVHNLVHGGRLPLFEAQKSGRIARAFLEEQPDDAVPRFQYEDHVDALVKARVWPESTRAISELRLTIEYESASGWGRMFSRGRVSVDIVDYPGEWLLDLPLLGKNYAEFSREAFELMELPVRAELSEAWRQLSATVDPAADADEMTARSLAESFAAYLKACKLDERALSTLPPGRFLMPGDLDGSPALTFAPLPGLSDKRARGGSLHAMMERRYEAYKTHVVKPFFREHITRLDRQIVLIDAMQALNAGPGAMADLERALTEILACFRPGRGSFLTDLFSRRIDRILVAATKADHLHHESHDRLQAIVRRLADRAVKRANFSGATVEVLAMAAIRATREGSVKQGRETLPVIIGTPLKGERIGGETFDGETETAIFPGDLPAKIDTVFEQSEGKPQEEALRIVRFRPPKLEKTAEGVTLSLPHIRLDRALQFLIGDHLA; encoded by the coding sequence TTGGCGTCTCTGACCAGTTTCACCGACGAGGCGCGGATAGCACTCGACACGCTTTCCGGGCGGGCGGGTGGGCTTTTTTCGCCGTCGCTCCGGGTCGGGGTGACGGGTCTCTCCCGCGCCGGCAAGACCGTTTTCATCTCGGCCTTCGTCCACAATCTCGTTCATGGCGGCCGGCTACCGCTGTTCGAGGCGCAGAAGTCCGGCCGCATCGCCCGCGCCTTCCTGGAAGAGCAGCCTGACGACGCCGTGCCGCGCTTTCAATACGAGGATCACGTCGACGCGCTGGTGAAGGCGCGGGTCTGGCCGGAATCGACGCGCGCCATCTCCGAACTGCGGCTGACGATCGAATACGAATCGGCGTCCGGCTGGGGCCGGATGTTCTCGCGCGGACGGGTGTCGGTCGACATCGTCGACTATCCCGGCGAATGGCTGCTCGACCTGCCGCTACTCGGCAAAAACTATGCCGAGTTTTCGCGCGAGGCGTTCGAACTGATGGAACTGCCGGTGCGCGCCGAGCTTTCCGAAGCCTGGCGCCAACTGTCCGCGACCGTCGATCCCGCGGCCGACGCCGACGAGATGACGGCCCGCAGCCTCGCCGAGAGCTTCGCCGCCTATCTCAAGGCCTGCAAGCTCGACGAGCGGGCGCTGTCGACCCTGCCACCCGGGCGCTTCCTGATGCCGGGCGACCTCGACGGCTCGCCGGCGCTGACCTTCGCGCCCCTGCCCGGTCTTAGCGACAAGCGCGCCCGAGGTGGTTCGCTGCACGCGATGATGGAGCGGCGCTACGAGGCTTACAAGACGCATGTCGTAAAACCGTTCTTTCGCGAGCACATAACGCGGCTCGACCGGCAGATCGTGCTGATCGACGCCATGCAGGCGCTGAATGCCGGGCCGGGTGCGATGGCCGATCTGGAACGGGCGCTGACGGAGATCCTGGCCTGCTTTCGGCCAGGCCGCGGCAGCTTCCTGACCGATCTGTTCTCGCGGCGCATCGATCGTATCCTGGTGGCGGCGACCAAGGCCGACCATCTACATCACGAGAGCCATGACCGGCTGCAGGCCATCGTCCGGCGGCTGGCGGACCGGGCGGTGAAACGCGCGAATTTCTCGGGCGCGACGGTCGAGGTGCTTGCCATGGCCGCAATCCGCGCCACCCGGGAGGGCAGCGTCAAGCAGGGGCGCGAGACGCTGCCGGTCATCATCGGCACGCCGCTGAAGGGCGAGAGGATCGGCGGCGAGACTTTCGACGGTGAAACCGAAACGGCCATATTTCCCGGCGACTTGCCGGCGAAAATTGACACTGTTTTTGAACAAAGCGAGGGCAAGCCGCAGGAGGAAGCGCTGCGCATCGTGCGCTTCCGTCCGCCAAAACTCGAAAAGACGGCCGAGGGTGTGACCCTGTCGCTGCCGCATATAAGACTGGACCGGGCGCTGCAGTTTTTGATTGGAGATCATCTGGCATGA
- a CDS encoding histidine phosphatase family protein: MRDFDRPLDASGIADSEAVGVAMRACGYVPDITLCSNARRARETLEGIAGHTDTGRVLFSGALYSEDAAGYLSIIRGNGAAGSLLVIGHNPMMEDLAIAVSGSGDDNARATLNFGFPTSGLAVIRFEGSLADAAPGRGYLESFLTPADL, from the coding sequence ATGCGCGACTTCGACCGACCGCTCGACGCATCCGGCATAGCCGACTCGGAAGCCGTAGGCGTCGCCATGCGCGCCTGCGGCTACGTTCCTGATATTACCCTGTGTTCCAACGCCAGGCGCGCCCGCGAGACGTTGGAGGGGATCGCCGGGCACACCGACACCGGCCGTGTCCTCTTCTCCGGCGCGCTCTATTCCGAGGATGCCGCAGGCTATCTCTCAATCATCCGGGGCAATGGCGCCGCGGGTTCGCTACTGGTCATCGGGCACAATCCGATGATGGAGGACCTGGCCATTGCCGTCTCCGGAAGCGGGGATGACAACGCACGCGCGACACTGAATTTCGGCTTTCCGACATCGGGGCTTGCGGTCATCCGATTCGAGGGCAGCCTCGCCGACGCCGCGCCCGGCCGGGGCTATCTGGAAAGTTTTCTGACGCCTGCGGATCTTTGA
- the dksA gene encoding RNA polymerase-binding protein DksA: MNALADTDYVPSEDEPFMNERQKSYFRAKLVTWKSDILREARETLEILQQENANHPDLADRASSETDRAIELRARDRQRKLIAKIDSALQRIDEGTYGFCEETGEPIALKRLDARPIATLSIEAQERHERREKVYRDD, translated from the coding sequence ATGAACGCTCTCGCTGATACCGATTATGTTCCCTCGGAAGATGAGCCGTTCATGAATGAACGGCAGAAATCCTATTTTCGCGCCAAGCTCGTCACCTGGAAGAGCGATATTTTGCGCGAAGCGCGCGAAACGCTTGAAATCCTGCAGCAGGAAAACGCCAATCATCCGGACTTAGCCGACCGTGCCTCGTCCGAGACCGATCGCGCCATCGAACTCCGCGCCCGAGACCGCCAGCGCAAACTGATCGCCAAGATCGATTCGGCGCTGCAGCGGATCGACGAAGGTACTTATGGCTTCTGTGAGGAGACCGGGGAGCCGATCGCGCTCAAGCGGCTCGATGCCCGTCCGATCGCCACGCTCTCGATCGAAGCGCAGGAGCGCCACGAACGGCGCGAAAAAGTCTATCGCGACGACTGA